GTGGGGGCCGAAGGGCTTCACAAATACTTTCGAAATTTGCGAATTTCAGAATGGAGGGCGGTGGGTTTTTACGATGCACGGGCCGGACGGCACGGATTATGCGAACGAAAACGTTTTTGTCGAAATCGAACCCGAAAGGAAAGTAGTGATCCGGCATGTCGGAGAGCCGAAGTACCAATTGACCATCACGTTAACGCCTTCCTCGACGGGAACCTTCCTGTCTTGGTCTCAAAAATTCGAAAATCCGGAAGTCGCAAGCCGATTGGAACCTATCGTCGTGCCTGCAAACGAGCAAAACCTAGATCGTCTTGTTGCGGAAGTTTTGCAGCGGAAATAGAAGAGAACTCAGCGAAACCAACCGAATCCATCGGAGACAAGTTTGTACAAGGCCCAAAGGAATAGGACGGTCATGAACACTAGTTCGCGCCAAGCATTCCCGGGTTGCGCTTGGATCGAGTAAGACATGAGCTTGAGAGCCGTGATCGGAGGTTTCGGTGATTGTTCCGGCGGAATCGTTTTAGAAAAACGATGAAAGTACACCTGGATCAAGGTCATACCGACGAGTAGACCGGTAGTAAAGCTGAGGTATTCGACACCGGTCAAGGCGAGCAGAACGAGAAACACGATCATCAGAATCAGGATCACATTATCGAAAATCCGAATGATCTTTCCGTTCCCTTTTTCATACACCATTTCCAGTCCTTCCTGCTTCTTTTTATCGGAGCGATAAAAGAACTCAAAGAACTTCAGAAGGGAGAAGAGAATATAAACGAATAGCAAGATCTTGAGAACAAGAGCCGACATGAATTTTCTCCTAGCGATTTCCGGACTTGAAAGAAGACTTTAAAACGGGTATCAAGATTTGCCAAGCAAAAGTTGAAACCTATAGCAGTCGTCTCTGTCCTGAATTTTTACCCGTTATTTCTAAACGGTAATCTTTAATCTAGCATAGTTCTATTTCGGTCGAACTGAATTTCATAACGGCATTGTCCATCAGACCCTTCATGCAACGACTGTCACTGCCGATTGTGATCAGCCACGAACAGTTACTTCTATCCGCTTTCGACACAATTGCTTAAACGTTTCAAATCTATCCTTATCATGAAAAAGCTCATAGTCGAACATAGGAATCACTATGTAAGAGTAGTTTGAAAAGGATTTATAGTTAATGGCTTGGCTGATAGCTTTCGTTATCGAATCTATCGTATTTGATGCCTTTAACTCGAAAGTATAAATCGCTAAATTGTCGAAATTGATATCCGACAGGATTTTGTAACCCACAAAGTCGT
The DNA window shown above is from Leptospira fletcheri and carries:
- a CDS encoding SRPBCC family protein; its protein translation is MTAFNTSREIQASVEQIFAAMSDPKRLSQWWGPKGFTNTFEICEFQNGGRWVFTMHGPDGTDYANENVFVEIEPERKVVIRHVGEPKYQLTITLTPSSTGTFLSWSQKFENPEVASRLEPIVVPANEQNLDRLVAEVLQRK